A genomic window from Photobacterium gaetbulicola Gung47 includes:
- a CDS encoding deoxyribodipyrimidine photolyase (COG0415), which translates to MATGLFLFQNDLRLHDNPALALATQEADHLICVYCLPVDHLNRYPYHIGKPGTYRHQFLLQSLHNLAEQLSECGQSLHVMLDHPLNVLPELIGQYNVSMIYTSEHAGVYEQRNWYTLKGRYPYITFRNIATHTLFDKTDLPFDITETLPDTFSQFRKQVEHLEIRPPLTSIAKMPTPPGRLKAFDITSAMINPKLLGHFDGGETAALRHLESYFSSRAASRYKLTRNELDGWENSTKFSPWLALGCLSANKLIQRLQNYEHNIECNESTQWIKFELLWREYFQWYAHHHGPKLFTFGGIKSTPPHTAFYPERFRRWSEGNTPYPLVNALMNQLRRTGYMSNRGRQIAASCMVNELSLDWRYGAAFFEEHLIDYDTASNWGNWQYITGVGSDPQQGRHFNLNKQTELYDPNGEFIRRWEGNNYDGNIDSVDAADWPIR; encoded by the coding sequence ATGGCAACAGGTTTATTTCTTTTCCAAAATGATCTTAGACTACACGACAACCCTGCACTCGCCCTAGCCACTCAAGAGGCCGATCACCTCATCTGCGTCTACTGTTTGCCCGTCGATCACCTCAACCGTTACCCTTACCATATTGGTAAGCCTGGAACCTACCGTCACCAGTTTCTCTTACAATCACTCCACAACCTGGCCGAGCAACTCAGCGAATGCGGTCAGAGTTTGCACGTGATGCTGGATCACCCACTCAACGTGTTGCCGGAATTAATCGGTCAGTACAATGTCTCTATGATTTATACCAGCGAGCATGCTGGTGTGTATGAACAACGTAACTGGTACACCCTAAAAGGAAGGTATCCCTACATCACTTTCCGAAACATTGCTACACATACCCTGTTTGATAAAACTGATCTGCCTTTTGATATAACAGAGACACTTCCCGATACCTTCAGCCAGTTTCGTAAGCAGGTTGAACACCTTGAGATTCGTCCCCCCTTAACCAGCATTGCTAAAATGCCGACTCCACCAGGTAGATTAAAGGCCTTTGACATTACCAGTGCCATGATCAACCCAAAGCTTCTGGGCCATTTTGATGGTGGCGAAACCGCAGCCCTTCGACACCTTGAAAGCTACTTTTCTTCCCGAGCTGCAAGCCGCTACAAATTGACCAGAAATGAACTGGATGGCTGGGAAAACTCCACCAAATTTTCGCCTTGGTTGGCCTTAGGCTGTCTTTCTGCCAACAAGCTGATCCAACGCCTGCAGAACTATGAACATAACATCGAGTGCAATGAATCCACCCAATGGATTAAGTTTGAGCTGTTGTGGCGGGAATACTTCCAGTGGTATGCCCACCACCACGGACCAAAACTCTTTACTTTTGGCGGTATCAAATCGACCCCACCCCATACCGCATTTTATCCAGAGCGCTTCCGCCGATGGAGTGAAGGAAACACCCCTTATCCCCTGGTCAATGCCTTAATGAACCAGCTAAGGCGAACCGGTTATATGTCTAACCGTGGCAGGCAAATTGCTGCTAGCTGCATGGTTAATGAGCTCAGCCTAGATTGGCGGTACGGTGCCGCGTTTTTTGAAGAACATCTTATTGACTACGATACCGCATCAAACTGGGGAAATTGGCAATACATCACTGGCGTCGGATCTGACCCGCAGCAAGGCCGCCACTTCAATTTGAACAAACAAACTGAACTCTATGATCCAAATGGCGAATTTATCCGTAGGTGGGAAGGGAACAACTATGACGGTAATATCGACTCTGTCGATGCTGCTGATTGGCCTATTCGATAA
- a CDS encoding hexapeptide-repeat containing-acetyltransferase (COG0110) — MVRCLSIVVTTSNHLTTSSPWSPNVIIITNYYAVPTMTELEKMVNGMDFDGEDPEILAIRDNAYRLKVAINQHPGDAPRKLLEQLLGSFGEDSHILPPFLCEFGKTIHIGSHTFINMGATMLDNAEIHIGNNVLIGPNVQLYTPSHSLDHHSRRRWETFAKPIVIEDDVWIGGHVVVCQGVTIGARSVVAANSTVTEDVPSDTLVGGSPAKIIRFLK, encoded by the coding sequence ATGGTACGGTGTTTGAGTATAGTCGTAACTACTTCAAATCATCTGACTACAAGTTCACCTTGGTCGCCAAACGTAATCATCATTACTAATTATTATGCAGTACCCACAATGACTGAATTAGAAAAAATGGTAAATGGCATGGATTTCGACGGGGAAGACCCGGAGATCCTTGCCATCAGAGACAACGCCTACAGACTCAAAGTGGCCATTAACCAGCATCCCGGAGATGCCCCTCGCAAGTTGCTCGAGCAACTGCTGGGATCATTTGGCGAAGATAGCCATATCCTCCCCCCTTTTCTGTGCGAATTTGGCAAAACCATTCATATTGGCTCCCACACCTTCATCAATATGGGCGCCACTATGCTGGACAATGCCGAGATCCATATTGGCAATAACGTTCTGATTGGTCCCAACGTCCAGCTTTATACTCCAAGCCACTCACTCGATCACCATAGTCGCCGTCGCTGGGAAACCTTTGCCAAGCCCATTGTGATAGAAGATGATGTATGGATTGGTGGCCATGTTGTGGTGTGCCAAGGTGTCACAATCGGTGCCCGCTCGGTGGTTGCCGCTAACTCTACGGTCACCGAAGATGTCCCATCCGACACCTTGGTGGGTGGCTCTCCAGCTAAAATCATCCGCTTTCTTAAATAG
- a CDS encoding DNA-binding transcriptional repressor MngR (COG2188), with protein sequence MARLPMYRQIADAIKEKIQSGEYKPGEALPTEAQLREAFSVSRVTVRQALKLLVEQNVLESIQGSGTYVKENKVNYDMYEYSSFYEKLSHLDVKTHSEILAFEITTPAPAIAEALEINEEDRIFYVKRVRFIDENPVTLEETWMPLSLFPDLTYEVMQGSKYVFIKGTKKMVIDRSEQEIIPVLPPQEVVNQLGIPADQPIIEKVTKGYLVDGTVFEYSRNYFKSSDYKFTLVAKRNHHY encoded by the coding sequence GTGGCACGCCTTCCTATGTATCGTCAGATCGCTGACGCAATAAAGGAGAAGATCCAATCCGGTGAATACAAACCGGGTGAGGCTTTGCCGACTGAAGCACAACTACGAGAAGCCTTCTCCGTGAGCCGGGTGACGGTTCGACAAGCCTTAAAACTACTCGTAGAGCAAAATGTGCTGGAAAGCATCCAAGGAAGTGGGACCTATGTGAAAGAGAACAAGGTCAACTACGACATGTACGAATACTCAAGCTTCTATGAAAAGCTGAGTCACCTTGATGTCAAAACCCACAGTGAAATTCTTGCATTTGAAATCACCACGCCAGCTCCGGCCATTGCCGAGGCACTGGAGATCAATGAAGAAGACAGGATCTTTTACGTTAAGCGCGTCCGCTTTATCGATGAGAACCCAGTGACCCTTGAAGAGACTTGGATGCCGCTTTCGCTATTCCCGGATCTCACCTATGAAGTGATGCAGGGCTCGAAGTACGTGTTCATCAAAGGGACCAAGAAAATGGTTATCGACCGAAGTGAGCAGGAAATCATCCCGGTGCTGCCGCCGCAAGAAGTGGTGAATCAACTGGGTATTCCGGCTGACCAGCCAATCATTGAAAAAGTCACCAAAGGCTACTTGGTCGATGGTACGGTGTTTGAGTATAGTCGTAACTACTTCAAATCATCTGACTACAAGTTCACCTTGGTCGCCAAACGTAATCATCATTACTAA
- a CDS encoding putative aminotransferase class V (COG0075) has protein sequence MSETKMFTPGPGNVPLGVHLASIKSSTHHRTKEFKELFDRIQRKLQYVFQTKNDVLLLSSSGSGAMESVVSSLINEGDDIVVLSAGKYGDRWIHLCDAYKAKTRSIVADGEGTFDLESVEEVISHLRPKYVFVTHCETSTGITHDIRSISKICKKYGSLIIVDAMTTVGVEPVLTDEWSLDVVISSSQKGFMNPPGLSFITLSDKAWKNVKPKDHYSYWNLNIIRESSKDLTTPNTPPFSLLFGLDYALDKMETEGLNEIWKRHLICAECCRVGIEKLGFDLFHKKNLSSALTAVKLPEGDQMSDLLVNLKSKFDFMVASGQGELKNKIIRVGHIGSTKPIDIITLLSAMELVLAELGHPIRLGESVTAALEVIARYERNNLIQ, from the coding sequence ATGTCAGAAACAAAGATGTTTACTCCAGGTCCAGGGAATGTACCACTAGGAGTACATTTAGCATCAATTAAATCATCTACACATCATAGAACAAAAGAATTTAAAGAGCTCTTTGATAGGATACAGAGGAAACTACAATACGTATTTCAAACCAAAAACGATGTATTGTTGCTGTCATCTTCTGGATCTGGCGCAATGGAGTCTGTTGTATCAAGCCTTATTAATGAAGGTGATGATATTGTTGTTCTAAGTGCAGGAAAGTATGGTGATAGATGGATTCATCTTTGTGATGCATATAAGGCAAAAACAAGATCAATTGTTGCTGATGGGGAGGGGACTTTTGATTTGGAAAGTGTTGAAGAAGTTATTTCACACTTGAGGCCAAAGTATGTTTTTGTTACTCATTGCGAAACTTCAACCGGTATAACACATGATATTCGTTCTATAAGTAAAATATGCAAGAAATATGGTTCTTTGATTATTGTCGATGCGATGACAACTGTGGGCGTAGAGCCGGTTTTAACTGATGAATGGTCCCTAGATGTGGTGATTTCGAGTTCCCAGAAAGGGTTTATGAATCCACCTGGCCTATCATTTATTACCCTTAGCGACAAAGCATGGAAAAATGTAAAGCCTAAAGATCATTATTCATATTGGAATCTGAACATTATCCGTGAAAGTAGTAAAGACTTAACAACGCCAAATACTCCGCCATTTAGTCTTTTATTTGGGTTAGATTATGCCTTAGATAAGATGGAAACCGAAGGATTAAATGAGATCTGGAAAAGACATCTTATTTGTGCTGAGTGTTGTAGGGTGGGAATTGAAAAGTTAGGCTTTGACTTGTTCCATAAAAAAAATCTCAGTAGTGCTTTAACTGCTGTGAAACTTCCTGAAGGAGATCAAATGTCAGATTTGCTGGTTAATTTAAAAAGCAAATTTGATTTTATGGTTGCGTCTGGTCAGGGGGAATTGAAGAATAAAATAATACGAGTTGGACATATAGGCTCAACAAAACCTATAGATATTATAACTCTACTATCAGCCATGGAACTTGTTTTGGCTGAGTTAGGTCACCCAATTCGTTTAGGTGAGTCCGTTACTGCAGCATTAGAAGTAATAGCAAGATATGAGAGAAATAATCTCATTCAGTAA
- a CDS encoding putative dihydrodipicolinate synthase (COG0329), translated as MISNSTKRFIGAYTTIITPFDEKNNIDEVSLRKLVEFQISSGVKRICPNGVTGEAAALTDEEKIRVTEIVFDQSRGRAMVIPDIGTECLQRTIDLAQRVEKIGVEAVLAFTPYLDPPTTRGMKEYFLALADSISIPLMIHNLPGRTTIDISPQTVNELAEHPRIIGIKEGNQDMVRMGNLISLVKNKDFVVLSGNDFMALLTLLLGGHGHISVAANVIPRQSIAIVDAALNNDFVTARDLYTKYHDFFKGIYLSTNPIALKSAFSLIHFDVGNPRLPLTPLEESKEDELRHLLTQCELI; from the coding sequence ATGATAAGTAATAGTACTAAGCGGTTTATTGGTGCATACACAACGATAATTACACCATTTGATGAAAAAAATAATATTGACGAGGTTTCATTGAGAAAGCTGGTTGAGTTTCAAATCTCCTCTGGGGTCAAGAGGATATGTCCAAATGGTGTCACGGGTGAAGCCGCAGCGTTAACTGATGAAGAAAAAATACGAGTGACTGAAATCGTATTTGATCAATCCCGTGGTCGTGCAATGGTAATTCCGGATATAGGAACTGAATGCCTGCAGAGAACGATAGACTTAGCTCAAAGAGTTGAAAAAATTGGTGTTGAAGCTGTGTTAGCTTTCACGCCATACTTAGATCCACCGACAACACGAGGTATGAAGGAATACTTCTTAGCACTGGCTGATTCAATTTCTATCCCTTTGATGATACATAATCTGCCGGGCCGGACCACAATTGATATTAGCCCCCAAACGGTGAATGAGTTGGCAGAGCACCCAAGAATAATAGGCATTAAAGAAGGGAATCAAGATATGGTTAGAATGGGTAATCTAATCTCCCTTGTTAAAAATAAAGATTTTGTCGTTTTAAGCGGAAATGATTTCATGGCTTTATTAACGCTCTTACTCGGTGGCCATGGGCACATATCAGTAGCCGCAAATGTTATTCCTAGGCAAAGTATTGCTATTGTTGATGCTGCACTCAACAACGATTTTGTTACTGCGAGAGATTTATATACTAAATATCATGACTTCTTCAAAGGGATCTATTTGTCAACAAACCCTATTGCATTGAAGTCAGCCTTCAGCTTGATCCATTTTGACGTTGGGAACCCACGCCTGCCTCTGACACCACTGGAAGAGAGTAAAGAGGATGAACTACGTCATCTTTTGACGCAGTGCGAGTTAATCTAA
- a CDS encoding hypothetical protein (COG0346), with protein MKFKHVAIICEDIDLVLQFYVDVFDMNVVKDIFLDSKEFSKGIGVKGAQARTVHLSLQDDDFILELTQYQESISSGVDSYANMFGIRHIAFSVEDIYSLWIKLEALGAELISEEPVFIKSSSESSGLYFGYCKDPEGNIIEFIEN; from the coding sequence TTGAAGTTTAAACATGTAGCTATCATATGCGAAGATATTGATTTAGTCCTTCAATTTTATGTTGATGTGTTTGATATGAATGTTGTGAAAGATATTTTTCTTGATTCGAAGGAATTTTCAAAGGGGATTGGTGTAAAAGGTGCTCAAGCTCGTACAGTACATTTATCTTTGCAAGATGATGACTTTATTTTAGAGTTGACCCAGTACCAAGAAAGCATCTCCAGTGGTGTGGATAGCTATGCAAATATGTTTGGTATTCGTCATATTGCCTTTTCCGTGGAGGATATTTATTCATTATGGATAAAACTTGAGGCTCTGGGGGCCGAGCTGATATCTGAAGAGCCTGTCTTTATAAAGTCTTCATCAGAGAGTTCAGGTCTTTACTTTGGTTATTGCAAAGATCCCGAAGGGAACATTATTGAGTTCATTGAAAATTAA
- a CDS encoding putative dehydrogenase (COG1902) — MNSPNSEVKCFNEGIWVKGHYFRNRLGFAPMSRLSSLEGIPRQDTLDLLIRRASSGISVVYTEAILSDQCSAQGLPGQSLISTSEQVMLWKKTVNAVHDAGAIAIAQLNHCGRLALPEFNPAGKVIGPSSIAAPQIERTSGRPYPPPVEMSLSDIEQVIEGFVKSAKAAVQAGFDGVEVHGAHGYLLHQFLSKQSNQREDQFGGNIVNRCRMIRHILAALKQAIPDSCLLSFRLSDCIGADNSDSAFTDIEEYQSIINELSKESVDVLSLATHNFNAKAWNSDHSLLEITRKLWKGPLFVAGGVYDKETANAALQNADLVLVGKSLLLNPNWYHFANAGWPLKKLTRENSKVAYGELILI, encoded by the coding sequence ATGAATAGCCCAAATAGCGAAGTGAAATGTTTTAACGAAGGTATATGGGTAAAAGGGCATTACTTTAGAAACCGGTTAGGCTTTGCTCCAATGAGCCGATTATCCTCACTGGAGGGGATCCCAAGGCAGGATACACTAGACTTGCTCATCAGACGTGCCTCGTCTGGTATTTCAGTTGTCTATACGGAAGCTATTTTATCCGATCAATGCTCAGCCCAAGGATTGCCTGGTCAGTCATTGATTTCGACGTCTGAGCAGGTAATGCTCTGGAAAAAAACGGTCAATGCTGTTCATGACGCCGGGGCTATTGCAATCGCCCAACTCAACCATTGTGGTAGGCTTGCATTACCCGAATTCAATCCTGCGGGAAAGGTTATCGGGCCTAGCTCAATTGCTGCTCCACAGATTGAAAGAACGTCTGGAAGACCTTATCCCCCCCCTGTCGAAATGAGCCTGAGTGATATTGAACAGGTGATTGAGGGGTTTGTAAAATCGGCCAAGGCCGCGGTACAAGCTGGCTTTGATGGAGTAGAGGTTCATGGTGCGCATGGCTATTTGCTCCATCAGTTTCTGTCTAAACAATCGAATCAGCGTGAAGATCAGTTTGGGGGGAATATTGTTAACCGGTGCCGAATGATTCGACATATCCTTGCCGCACTAAAGCAGGCAATTCCAGATAGTTGTTTGTTATCTTTCAGACTCTCAGACTGTATTGGGGCTGATAATAGCGATAGTGCTTTTACCGATATCGAAGAATATCAGTCAATAATTAATGAGCTATCAAAAGAAAGTGTTGATGTATTATCTTTAGCAACTCACAATTTTAATGCCAAGGCATGGAACAGTGACCACTCTCTATTAGAGATCACTCGCAAATTATGGAAGGGCCCTTTGTTTGTCGCCGGAGGCGTTTATGATAAAGAAACGGCTAATGCTGCATTGCAGAATGCTGATCTTGTATTGGTAGGGAAGTCATTACTGCTTAACCCCAATTGGTACCATTTTGCAAATGCGGGTTGGCCGCTAAAAAAGCTTACAAGGGAAAATTCAAAAGTGGCGTATGGTGAACTAATACTAATTTAG
- a CDS encoding 2-isopropylmalate synthase (COG0119) has product MNMYKKPQVKYRQFPPVNLPDRQWPNKVFTNAPAWCSVDLRDGNQALINPMDSDRKMQLYDVLIRCGFKEIEVGFPSASKIDYDFIRTVIDEGLVPEDVSLQVLTPARNEHLDKTFQSLRGSKRSIVHLYNSTSTVQRKIVFKKDRKSIIQLALDGVYRVLDNVSKYPETDWVLEYSPESFSGTELDFALDICDAVSDVWLSEFGSNIIVNLPATVELSSPNIFADQIEWMSRNLAFRDKTCLSIHTHNDRGTAVAAAELGLLAGADRVEGTLFGNGERTGNVDLVTLALNLYSQGISPNLDFSDIEAISRSVEHCNQMQVHPRHPYAGELVFTAFSGSHQDAIKKGFTSQQSDSLWEVPYLPIDPADIGRNYEKIIRVNSQSGKGGISYILRSEYGLQLPRGLEIEFSAHVQDIADTYKTELTADNIWEAFNTEYLEASTPFSLFGYMERQNADGSCRIEATLQHNGQEVMIYGEGNGPLAAFVHGMNSTFGQNLSIVDYSEHATDSGSEATAIAYVEVKQGNEKQLFGVGSHSNITKASLLAVVSAANRLSGASACYLRHEQGG; this is encoded by the coding sequence ATGAATATGTATAAAAAACCACAGGTTAAATACCGGCAATTTCCACCAGTTAACTTACCTGATAGACAATGGCCAAACAAGGTATTCACTAATGCGCCAGCATGGTGTAGCGTTGACCTGAGAGATGGAAACCAAGCATTGATCAACCCCATGGATTCAGATCGTAAAATGCAGCTTTATGATGTGTTGATTCGCTGTGGTTTTAAAGAAATAGAAGTGGGCTTTCCATCTGCATCAAAAATAGATTATGACTTTATTCGAACAGTAATAGATGAAGGTCTTGTTCCAGAGGATGTTTCTCTGCAGGTGCTTACACCTGCGCGAAATGAACACTTGGATAAGACCTTTCAATCTCTGCGCGGAAGTAAAAGATCGATCGTCCACCTATATAATTCAACATCTACTGTTCAGCGCAAGATTGTTTTCAAAAAAGACAGGAAAAGTATTATTCAGCTAGCGCTGGATGGTGTGTACCGTGTTCTAGACAATGTCAGTAAGTATCCTGAAACGGACTGGGTGTTAGAATATTCTCCTGAGAGTTTTTCCGGGACCGAATTGGACTTTGCGCTTGATATTTGCGATGCGGTATCAGATGTCTGGTTGTCTGAGTTTGGCTCAAACATTATCGTTAATCTTCCTGCTACCGTTGAACTTTCTTCTCCAAATATCTTCGCAGATCAAATCGAATGGATGAGCCGTAATTTGGCTTTTCGAGATAAGACGTGTTTGAGTATTCATACCCATAATGACAGGGGAACCGCCGTCGCCGCAGCCGAATTAGGCCTGCTTGCAGGTGCCGATAGAGTGGAAGGGACGTTGTTTGGCAACGGTGAACGAACAGGTAATGTTGACCTTGTTACTTTGGCGTTGAATCTATATTCGCAGGGTATTTCCCCGAATCTTGATTTTTCTGATATTGAAGCAATATCACGTTCGGTTGAACACTGTAATCAGATGCAAGTGCACCCTAGGCACCCGTATGCAGGAGAGCTAGTTTTCACGGCCTTTTCCGGTTCTCATCAAGACGCGATCAAGAAAGGCTTCACGAGCCAGCAAAGTGACAGTCTTTGGGAGGTGCCTTATTTGCCAATTGACCCTGCGGATATCGGCAGGAATTACGAAAAGATCATTCGCGTGAATAGTCAGTCTGGGAAAGGGGGCATTTCTTACATATTACGCAGCGAGTATGGACTTCAGCTGCCAAGAGGGCTTGAGATAGAATTCAGCGCACACGTACAAGATATTGCCGATACGTATAAGACAGAGCTTACAGCAGACAATATCTGGGAGGCATTTAACACTGAATACCTTGAAGCAAGCACCCCGTTTTCTTTATTTGGTTATATGGAAAGGCAGAACGCGGATGGCTCTTGCCGGATTGAAGCGACTTTGCAACACAATGGTCAGGAGGTCATGATATATGGGGAAGGCAATGGGCCTCTTGCTGCATTTGTCCATGGTATGAACAGCACATTCGGGCAGAACCTATCTATTGTTGATTACAGTGAGCATGCGACAGACAGCGGATCAGAAGCCACGGCAATTGCTTATGTTGAGGT